In Denticeps clupeoides chromosome 1, fDenClu1.1, whole genome shotgun sequence, a single window of DNA contains:
- the LOC114769735 gene encoding uncharacterized protein LOC114769735 isoform X1, whose product MMHRYYSTSAALILVFLQAGISNSGISVTQKWMEGALNLTCTISGNTTVTQINWVMGASKQINLAIFHPKLGMYVPECYLEDVGIDGDKDHVCFSSLILKKGAMNESNVFCCQFITFPAGKLESCIDSSLSSVTKGFIISWHDASLEHNTYKMAQFLKEWLLLSGAIGLVFLIVSISIFCIWRKCCRSVKVFEVQISSLTDWSPDSEANTNEAIPEDPPVPPPPQSHPTGFDPSKLYAKIKVDLYYGRLWKSYQGTRPQTLPSRNMYALLGQHSVKKSEETGALPAEMPAQTTQQEHSENS is encoded by the exons gAATATCGAACAGTGGGATATCAGTTACCCAGAAATGGATGGAAGGAGCGCTGAATTTGACATGTACCATCTCAGGCAACACGACAGTCACTCAGATAAACTGGGTGATGGGGGCTtccaaacaaataaatcttGCCATATTCCATCCCAAGCTTGGTATGTATGTTCCTGAATGTTACCTTGAAGACGTAGGCATTGATGGGGACAAAGACCACGTCTGCTTCTCATCTCTGATACTGAAGAAGGGAGCCATGAATGAAAGCAACGTATTCTGCTGCCAGTTTATTACCTTCCCAGCAGGAAAGTTGGAGAGCTGCATAGACAGCAGCCTCAGTTCAGTTACAAAAG GCTTCATCATTTCATGGCATGATGCAT ccTTAGAACACAACACATACAAGATGGCACAGTTTCTGAAGGAGTGGTTGTTGCTGTCTGGTGCAATTGGCCTTGTCTTCCTCATCGTCAGCATATCTATATTTTGCATCTGGAGAAAGTGTTGCAGGAG TGTTAAGGTCTTCGAAGTACAGATTAGTTCTCTCACGGACTGGTCACCAGATTCAGAG GCTAACACCAATGAGGCTATCCCTGAAGATCCACCAGTACCACCTCCGCCTCAGTCTCATCCAACTGGGTTTGACCCGTCCAAATTGTATGCCAAAATAAAAGTTGATCTGTATTATGGCCGACTGTGGAAGTCTTACCAGGGCACCAGACCACAAACGTTGCCATCCAGAAATATGTACGCTCTTCTGGGGCAGCATTCCGTGAAAAAGAGCGAAGAGACAGGTGCTCTGCCAGCAGAGATGCCTGCACAAACAACACAACAAGAGCACAGTGAGAATTCGTAG
- the LOC114769735 gene encoding uncharacterized protein LOC114769735 isoform X2 — translation MMHRYYSTSAALILVFLQAGISNSGISVTQKWMEGALNLTCTISGNTTVTQINWVMGASKQINLAIFHPKLGMYVPECYLEDVGIDGDKDHVCFSSLILKKGAMNESNVFCCQFITFPAGKLESCIDSSLSSVTKALEHNTYKMAQFLKEWLLLSGAIGLVFLIVSISIFCIWRKCCRSVKVFEVQISSLTDWSPDSEANTNEAIPEDPPVPPPPQSHPTGFDPSKLYAKIKVDLYYGRLWKSYQGTRPQTLPSRNMYALLGQHSVKKSEETGALPAEMPAQTTQQEHSENS, via the exons gAATATCGAACAGTGGGATATCAGTTACCCAGAAATGGATGGAAGGAGCGCTGAATTTGACATGTACCATCTCAGGCAACACGACAGTCACTCAGATAAACTGGGTGATGGGGGCTtccaaacaaataaatcttGCCATATTCCATCCCAAGCTTGGTATGTATGTTCCTGAATGTTACCTTGAAGACGTAGGCATTGATGGGGACAAAGACCACGTCTGCTTCTCATCTCTGATACTGAAGAAGGGAGCCATGAATGAAAGCAACGTATTCTGCTGCCAGTTTATTACCTTCCCAGCAGGAAAGTTGGAGAGCTGCATAGACAGCAGCCTCAGTTCAGTTACAAAAG ccTTAGAACACAACACATACAAGATGGCACAGTTTCTGAAGGAGTGGTTGTTGCTGTCTGGTGCAATTGGCCTTGTCTTCCTCATCGTCAGCATATCTATATTTTGCATCTGGAGAAAGTGTTGCAGGAG TGTTAAGGTCTTCGAAGTACAGATTAGTTCTCTCACGGACTGGTCACCAGATTCAGAG GCTAACACCAATGAGGCTATCCCTGAAGATCCACCAGTACCACCTCCGCCTCAGTCTCATCCAACTGGGTTTGACCCGTCCAAATTGTATGCCAAAATAAAAGTTGATCTGTATTATGGCCGACTGTGGAAGTCTTACCAGGGCACCAGACCACAAACGTTGCCATCCAGAAATATGTACGCTCTTCTGGGGCAGCATTCCGTGAAAAAGAGCGAAGAGACAGGTGCTCTGCCAGCAGAGATGCCTGCACAAACAACACAACAAGAGCACAGTGAGAATTCGTAG
- the nat16l gene encoding N-acetyltransferase 16, like has protein sequence MAADFLGESDGLTLWLAKPEDYADVMAISENIYDGNDYLPHRYWEWMTEPDRVVFLARRDRKLVAFESGFVVDKGCTLILEGLRVCPSERGRGIAGIIQRFSDMHMKKLYPSIRVKRLTRADVPGREKLSKFKLLARRAVLSFCGEAAIFGTFVSALKTKLAAEGDTGNKMFTFETEDHLKAVILDPDLTCRLQLPGGAIIQDWQPLQPMESNLEVLRRRNLKWFLAGPSKTPTFLSFHTPPYPVPFNGGALRLNVDLYGTDPALARPALVAHLENVAGKIDRMVLVHVYMHPSVWEELWRLCQVESGLTQYRDYWEQVFLEKEME, from the exons ATGGCTGCTGACTTTTTGGGTGAAAGTGATGGTCTGACTTTGTGGCTGGCCAAGCCTGAAGATTATGCAGACGTGATGGCCATTTCAGAGAACATCTACGATGGCAATGACTACCTTCCCCATCGCTACTGGGAGTGGATGACTGAGCCAGACAGAGTGGTCTTCTTGGCCCGGAGAGACAGAAAGCTG GTGGCCTTTGAATCGGGGTTCGTGGTTGATAAGGGGTGCACGTTGATCCTGGAAGGCTTACGCGTGTGTCCCAGCGAGAGGGGTCGCGGCATAGCCGGGATCATCCAGAGGTTTTCCGACATGCACATGAAGAAGCTGTACCCCAGCATTAGGGTGAAGCGCCTGACTCGAGCGGATGTTCCTGGAAGAGAGAAACTGTCCAAATTCAAACTGCTGGCAAGGAGG GCTGTCTTGTCATTTTGTGGAGAGGCTGCGATCTTTGGCACCTTCGTCTCGGCCCTGAAGACTAAGCTAGCAGCCGAAGGTGACACCGGCAACAAAATGTTCACCTTTGAGACGGAAGACCACCTAAAAGCTGTGATTCTGGACCCTGACCTGACCTGCAGACTGCAGCTGCCAGGAGGCGCCATCATCCAAGACTGGCAGCCTCTGCAGCCAATGGAGAGCAACCTGGAGGTGCTGAGGAGGCGGAACCTCAAGTGGTTCCTTGCTGGGCCCAGCAAGACACCAACGTTTTTGAGCTTCCACACACCACCGTACCCAGTCCCATTTAATGGCGGCGCGTTGCGATTAAACGTGGACCTCTATGGGACCGACCCCGCCCTGGCACGGCCAGCGCTGGTGGCCCACCTGGAGAATGTGGCTGGGAAGATCGACCGCATGGTATTGGTGCATGTGTACATGCATCCCTCCGTGTGGGAGGAGCTCTGGAGGCTCTGCCAGGTAGAGTCGGGACTGACGCAATACAGGGACTACTGGGAACAAGTGTTCCTTGAGAAAGAGATGGAATAA